Part of the Vigna angularis cultivar LongXiaoDou No.4 chromosome 1, ASM1680809v1, whole genome shotgun sequence genome, CCGCATTGAAAATTCACCCTATGTGGTTGGTTTAAATATTTTGGGCAGGTTCTAGCTTTCTACCTTCTGTTTATTACGATTCACAACTGAAATATTGAAGTATTTTAATTCTGGCAGTTCAAAATGAGAGAACCGCAGCTGTGCAATATTGCTTGTCGTATAATTCTCGATGACAAAACGGCAAAAGAGTTCAGGGAAATGATAGATGATGAGTATCGGGTGAACATGTGAGGCACTAATGACCCTGAAGCTTATATTATATCTCATGAAAAACATTGTTGTGGAAATAATGTCTCTGACAAAAGGGTATTTAATTATTCTTGCATTGCAGGATTCTAGACAATCTTCCTTTGGTTGTTCCTATAAGAAGGCTTGATCAGGAATCTCCCATGGTGTATCTCCATGGCTTCCTCGTCGGTCTTAAGGGACAGTATTCTGGAGTATGTAAATGCTAACTGAGTACTCACTGATACTTTGtaaccattatttttatttcctcttAACCTCTTGTAACTGTTGACAGATCAAAGAGGAGAAGTATTTCATCCACAACCACTTAGCATTTGTGGTTAAGTATCACACTGATCAACAGCTAGGATTATCAAGGATTGTAGGATTTGAGGTTAAACCATTCAGGTTGTGTTGTGATTCTTTTCCATGTAGTTTTGTGATAATCTGTTAATTTCACCTTGTACATTGAAACTATTCCTATGAATTCAGCGTAAAGCATGAGTATGAAGGAGAATGGAATGAGAACAAGACCCGCTTAACCACCTGTGATCCCCATGCCAAAAGGCTGGTCACTAGCTCTGAATCTCCCCAAGAGATTAAAAGcaagaaagaaataattttcagCTATGATGTTGAGTTCGAGGTTAGTTACCACCAGAATTCACAGCACTAGAAGTGCCAGTGAGGATTGGATTCGGATGCTGATTTTATCTTCCTCGGTggaatttttttatcttgtaGGCAAGTGATGTGAAGTGGGCATATCGCTGGGATACCTATCTTCTAATGGCGGATGACCAGATTCACTGGTTTTCAATAGTGAACTCTCTGATGATTGTACTTTTTCTTTCGGGCATGGTGGCTATGATAATGTTGCGGACACTGTATCGTGATATCTCAAAGTACAATCAGTTAGAGACACAAGAAGAAGCACAAGAAGAGACAGGGTGGAAACTTGTACATGGGGATGTGTTCAGGCCTCCACAAAACTCAGATTTACTGTGTATATATGTTGGAACAGGAGTTCAGTTTTTCGGAATGATTCTTGTGACCATGATGTTTGCTGCTCTTGGTTTTCTGTCTCCCTCAAACAGAGGAGGTTTGATGACAGCCATGCTCTTGCTGTGGGTGCTAATGGGACTGTTTGCTGGATATACTTCAGGGCGTCTTTATAAGATGTTCAAGGGAACAGATTGGAAGAAAATAGCTTTTGGAACAGCTTTTATATTCCCAGCCAATGCTTTCACAGCATTCTTTGTGCTAAATGCTCTGATTTGGGGGCAGAGGTCTTCTGGGGCAGTGCCATTTCAGACAATGTTTGCTCTTCTTTTGTTATGGTTTGGCATCTCATTTCCACTTGTGTTTGTTGGTGGTTTTGTGGGGTTTAACAAAAAGCCACCAATTGAGGATCCTGTGAAGACAAACAAGATAGCTAGGCAGATTCCAGTGCAGCCTTGGTACATGAATTCGATGTGCTCTATTCTCATAGGAGGCATACTCCCATTTGGTGCAGTCTTCATTGAGCTTTTCTTCATCCTCACATCAATCTGGTTACAccaattttattacatttttggttTCTTGTTCATTGTGTTTGTCATCCTCATTATAACCTGTGCCGAGATCACAGTTGTGCTATGCTACTTTCAGCTGTGTAGTGAAGACTACAATTGGTGGTGGAGGTCATATCTCACTTCAGGTTCCTCTGCATTCTACCTTTTCCTATATACTGTATTCTACTTCTTCACTAAACTTGAGATCACAAAACCAGTATCTGGAATCTTGTATTTTGGCTACATGATGCTGCTTTCGTATGCTTTCTTTCTGTTGACTGGTACAATTGGTTTCTGTGCATGCTTCTGGTTCACCAGGCTCATCTATTCATCAGTGAAAATTGACTGAACCTTCCCACTTTTAGTGCAATGGTCATAGTTCTAAGTTGAAGCACACAAATTGTAGTATCGAATATCTTGTAGTtctgattttttgttttgtttttaagtcATCCAATGTATCTCTAGTATCCATATTTTGTATTCTTGCATCATATTATtctccctctcttctcactGTACTTGAATATTATTCTTGTTTTGTAATTTGTACAACACATTCAACTATTGAGCAATTATTGGTCCTCAATGCATATCTAGAaaaaagaattttcttttttgcaaGTACTAGATATTAAATGTGAATTTATTAAGGAATTAAAATATTCCCCACCCTTcttttttgtcaaaaataaatttgttctaAATATTGGTATATGTAATAAGTACTCTATTTGATTGTTGCCTATTAGAGATTATTACCTATCTCATTGACCCTTCATTATACAACTTAAGACCAAGTTGTGCCAATAAGAGATAACTTTTCAGGTTGGGTTGAACTTAATTTAAGTTGTTTTATCcaacttaaatttatttgaactgggttgaattgaatttatttatttttaaatttatttgaactgggtttaattgaatttatttattttatttaataactctTGAGTAAACttgaaagaatttaaaaaaaaaactttagaataaatacttttaatgtTTCTTAATAACTATAAGAATTGTTTTATGGAATTCCGCATTCTCTTCTTACCTCTTCCAATTACACTAATCTTATAATGACAAAAGCCTTGTACTTTCTAATAAATGCAatgtgaaatatatttaaaacactAATCTTATAAAGACAAAATCCTTGTACTTTCTAATAAATGCAATGTGAAATATATCTAAAAGTTTTTGTATTACATGTTACATAtacataatgaaaaaatatacttCGGAATAAAGATGTAGACAAATAGTATCTAAAATGTATAatccataataatttttattattttaaattgatgatTCTCATAAAAGTTTTAATCACAAAATAACGtttgaagaataatttataataacttGGACAACATAAACTTTAAGACAGAGGTTGATTGAGCAAAACCAAACCAATAACTTCAACAATAAAGTTGAGAACAATATATATCAGTTTACATGCCAGGTGGCAGGCCTAATATGACAGTTGGCtttaatgtaatattataatttacatGGTAACAGAGGAAGGTCATTACAAGGATAATTGTATAATACACTGTTTTCAACCTTCTTTCACAAATTCAATCACAGTCAAAACAAGCATTTTAAGAGAGTAGTCATACATGAAAATTTTAGTCAGCGTCATCTGCAGAGAAATCAGGCTCTGGGGGTTTCTGTAGTTTCACCAACTCCCTGGCAGTCTTAGCAAGTCGATTACGATGAACGCCACGAAGAGTGTGCGCAGCAAACTTAGAGGCTAACAGGGCAGCACCAAAGCTGTAGGAATTACCACCACCAGTTTCGTGACTTCCCTCTGATTCATCAGCATCTTCTTCCTTTTGACGAAGCTTCATGAGTTTCTTTTTAGAATACCGACGCCATGCTGCTTGAATAAAGCATGCAGCCCAAGTCCTCCACTGCTGGGAGTAAAATCGGAAAGTGTGTTGAACCTGTCTGCTGTGAAGGCGTCTAAATTGACTGGCAACAAATTTTAACTCATCGGCTGTTAAGGCAAAAGCCTCAACCTCCATTAATGCTTTAACTGTTCTAGTGGAAGATGGGAGATTAGAACCAGATTTGGGATCCAGGGCCCAGGTTAATAGCTCCTCCCCACAGAAGTCCGCTTCCTTTAGAAAACTGCGGTTGAAAAATCCACTCCTCCCACCATCTGTGGTAACACTCTCAAGGCGACCACGTATGATGAAAAGCATCTCATCAACTGGATCTCCTTCCCGAACGATGTAAGTATGCTCTGTAAATAAACATGGTTTCAGTCTCTCACAGATGGCATCAAGCAATCTCTCATCCATACTCTCAAATAGTGGAACCTACAAATCCATGAAAACCAATCAATGAATTCACAAACTCAGATGCTCAAAAATAGCTTGATAAGTTCATCTAGGAGAGATCAGGGCCAAAATATCTGAGAGGAACTGCATCATTTAATATAACCTGGTGTGAGACAGTGGATTAAAGAAAGTTATGCTCATGCAAACAACCAAACACATAACCTGGTGTGATGGTTCAGCTGTAATATAACCATTAACCACAAATATTGAACAGATTACTACAAGTTGGTGCTTAGTTTGTCAGAGAAAAGAGGGTCCTATTTAGTCACATGTTTCAGATAAAGGGCATTCTTggtgtttgtttattttcatgttttgaaaGCATACCCTCCTCACTAAGGCCAAACAGAGATGACGCTTAATATCTCTTCGAAGATCCTTTGGTAGACTCTGAactaaattttcttcatctacACCACGCGTTGCCAGCCACTTATATTGATCATACCGTCTCACACGCTCTCTAAGCTCTTGTGGGAGTAAACGATGATGCATCCACTGTTCTGAATCACGCCTTTTAACTCTCATTTCTTCGAGCCTAATTGTGAGAGACTGAAGATATGTCTGTAATCATGGGAAAGACACAAACCTCAGTATCAATTACAAACAATCTTCTCTGTCATACTTTTATGGACAAATTTAAAGCCATTTATTTGCAAGGCTATTCAGTGATAACAAGAAACAATTTAGAACAAACTTATAATAGCAAATGGCTCACGCACATTATCTGTCCATGAGAATGTCCACTTGATTTAGTTTCTTATTgcataaccattttttttttcttagttcttAGATCTCTCTTGACATTAAAAGGATAGTTCTCAACTCCGAAGAAAATACTTTGTTTGTCAAGTAAGGAGCATATTAGGCTAGGTAATgctaataatttaaatttgcaTGGAAAAGTCAAATTAGTTCTCACACTTTCATTTGATACTCATTATTTGTAATATCATATGTGTGTGAGAGCTTGCTTCAGTTTACAACATCTTGATGGGTGCCACAAGAGCCAACATGAAATGAAAAAGTTGGtagaaaataattgttatcTGACGAAAAAAAGCACTGGTGCCTttgttattatcataaaaaattgcttagaagtttaaaaaaaccaacttcagtttttttattgattattcaCACCATGTTACcccaaactaaaaaaaaaagcagaagTACATGAATAAATACATGTCAGACAAATGTCATCAATGCATCATGTCAAACACACTGGCTTCGTGTGTTCAGACCAAAATAATGAATCATGCTTTGTAGGTTTCCCGACATGAATATGACGTAGTTCATGAGTTAAGACAGAAAATTTACCAATAATGCATTTATCTTCAACAACACATGTTAGACAGAGAAAAAGTCAAGTGGCAAGTCAATACTTTCTCTAAGTCAAATAAATGAAGATCATATACCATGTCCAGTGCTCTTACAAAAGAGTAACTAAATTACTAGCAGGGTCTCGCTGCTACATTCTGACACTACTTAATAGCTTTTAATCCCGCCCACACCACAcatataattgtaaaatttaatcaCTTGGATATCAAAATATTGTTGATAAGCATGGAAATTAGCATTGGGTCATTATTCAACCATTCAAGTATACAGTATATTTGACCCAATCAAATACAAGCCCATGGAAACTCTTGCAAGTTCTGAACAAGCTGAATGATAAGACTTCCGGCAATTTTACTTTCATGATATGTTAAGCTCATTGATTTGAAGTATACCTGCATGTTGCCAATCAGAAGTGCAAAGAGGATGAGACCAGAAATAGCTAGTGCTATTGAAAAGATAACCTCCCCAGGATAGGTGCTAGTTTGAAGCCCCTGGCCAAGTGTACTGCAGTGAAGTCAATGAAAAGTTGGTTTTGGCAAATCAAATGAAGGGACAGAAAGGGAGGAGGGTAGGGGACGGAGAAGACATGGGAACAAAtaatttcttcaacaaaaacTTCAAATTGTAAAGTATATCCAAAATTTCTCAGTATTTGATAGCAACTAATCAGATGAGTGTTAATATATTCACAAAAACAAATCTTTCCCTTTCTGAACTGATATAGAATCACTACCAGTATCAAAAAGAAAGGTTACGGATTGTATCAGTCATTGTCATTTTCCGTAATATTGGAAAATAGAAGATAAAAGGTAAAGCAACAGTTTCTTTGAATGACATGGAAACCTCCCACCCTTTTTGCACTCGACTTCTACCCGAACAATGCTCATatcctcttttcttttctgtatTAACGGACTCCTGGAACTCCCCAAGTCCCTTGAACTATAGGCAGATTGGCATAAGCCTCTTGTCTTCTGACAATCTTCAGCCTCAGCAACTATATTTCCCTTAATACCCTTCCAACTTCTTTCTATTTACACCTTTGTGAGAGGAGGGTGGCTAAAACTATTCATGCAAACAAGTATTTCCGTAAAACACTTCAGTCCAAGAATGTTCGAACATGGAATTAATAACCTTATATGTCCTAGAAGCTTATTAAAACGATAAATTTCTTGAATCTAGATCAATGGTAAATTTAAAACAAGCTAAAAAGGTCAAATTTTCAGAACAAATCGAAAAAGAGGACAAAACTGTAGGACATATCACTTTCTAGATTCAAAGTAAGAAACCAGTGACCTAGCTGTCAAACTacctaaaatgataaaaattaatagatattCTTCAAATGGTATGGTAATGCCTTTAACTGTACTTAATGACAAGGCTAGTAACCTACtttgagaaattaattttagggttttccttACAGAACAAAATCAACATAGTCTGAGAGATTGTTGAACCCtgattataagaaaaaaaggtCAACAGTAGCAATGAACAAAGATAATATTTCATAATGAACAAGCAATTACTAGAACATACAATTCATCCAATGCCTTAgcacatatttaaattttctttgcaTTAAACTTTTCAAACACTCAAACTGCATTTCGATGATAAGAAATAAGGATGAAGGAATTAGAGATGAAAGACGTGGAGAAAAAATagaagtgggggggggggggagagGAAAAGGGATTGCATCCCACCACAAGAATTTGCCACCTCATGGGGCCAGGGGGTTGTTCTTTTctgtttcaaatattaaaagataaataaattttgataacaaaaaattatttagtcaaaAATAGTGGATATagaaagtacaatttttttggttaatttttcttatttgtataatttttcacaatttttttcttttctagttaTCCAAAACAAGCAGAAAGAAATTTCTATACTTCTTtcccttttatttctttcttgccTGATTCCTTCTTTATTCAAACATCAGAAACACAAGGAATATTCAAGTGGTACAACCCAAATAGAGTTTAATTTATCCAATACCCATTCTATTATTGATACAACTATAACCAACAGTTTTTCCTTCTAATTTGTTTAAACTAAGAACTTTTTCGAAGACAAAGTAGACATAATTTATCAGTGTATATCAGTGTATAAGGAGGATCGCTTGCTATTGTTATATCTGTGTATTCAGGTCAGCcttcaaataaattatacttttcTCAGTCTTTCAAGTCTCCATTAGCCCGTTATGGAATACCCGACACAGATGTCCAAAcaccaaagaaaacaaaattaattaccTCAAATTCTGGAGCCCCCACCATAAACAGTAACAGTATTTAGAGATGAATTTCTTAGATGAAATTATTCCAGAAGTCAAGACTTGCGCGAAAATTCCATAATCAAAAGGTGCAGGATCACCTTCTGCAGAGCATGCTGAATTTAGAATGTCTTGACTTCTATTATTCCAAGCACTATAACCTTTCATGAGCTGGTTCCCACAATAAAGGAAATTTTTATCGCACAAATTGCCAGTGTCACTGCAAGCTTTCTGCCAGCATGAGTCATTGCGTTCAATAGCTAACAAGTACCAAAATGCACCAACTATCTGCAAATGCTCATTGGTGGAAAAAGACCCACAATAGCATGACTAGTGAGATTCTAGCTCAAATAGAACGAGACAGGAACTTTAGTGAATTAAGCATCATGAAAAAATAAAGCCAAGCTTACATGACTGGCAAGCATGTACAGCAGCAAATAACATGCAGCACCTGCCCATGCAGTTTCAGCAAAGACACCGGCTGTTCTCTTAAGCTCTGAAGTCAATGGTACCATTCGGAGAAATCTAGGAACATACTGAAACAAGATAATGAATAGCAAGGCCTGCTTTGTTGCTAGCACATCTGAACCTTTTGACCTTAGAAGAAATCTCCAAACCACAATCTGAAATCAAGAACAGACCAGAGAAAACAAAAGTAGGTGTTGAGTTTTGTTATACTACTTAAAATTGGAGACAATAAAGACAGGCATTAGAGTTATCTACGAAgtgttttgaatatataaatcaatGTCTAGTAAGTTGCAAATTTCAGTGGACATCAAAAGTAgaaataattatctataatcATAAGCCAAAACagatcaaataaatataaaggaGAATCCCTATTTTTAGTAGTTTCAAACcaggaaaacaaaaatacaagatTGGGGAGCTTTGACATATTAATAATACCAACTCTAGAtccaaacacaaataaaaaaggaaCGGATGCCAACcaagatattattttatacttaatagCAATTCAAAGTGAATGCTAACAAgctacaaacactttcaatccAAGAGGGACTTAGGTCAGAATATTCAAGCAGTTAAACAGAAAAGTCGACTCAAGATAAAAGCAGTTTTTTTCTGACCTGTGGTATAGGCAACACTGATAGGAAATCAATGATGAAATACCGCTGCAAGTATCGTTTGGCTATCTGTGCCGAATCTATCACAAGCTCACCCcgcccaaagacacgagaagaTGGAGCAATATAAGCAGTACGAAATTGGAGTGCCATGTGCATAAGATAGAAAGCATCAATCACTGTCCTTAATGTTGTAACTATTGTTGCCAATTTTCGGTCTATGCCAAGACAGTGAAATGAATTATTAATGACTGGGAGATAAAAAAACAGTGGATCTATAGACACAGCCAAAATGCACGAGGTAACAAAGAGTTTATTCCATAAAAGCAGGAATTTGTCTTGAGGGTCAAATATCTTCTTTTCAGACACTTTAAGATCTTCTGGGAACACTGCCCTAGATACTCCCAATCCAAGCGATCGCCCAATTGATTTCAACCCTTCAGATCCCCTTCTCATACCCCTTTTAAAAGACCTTGAAGTCGTGCTGCTTCCATGACCACCATGGCCTAATTTATCAATACTAAATCCAGATTTTATAACTCCAGCATCAGAAGATGAAGATAGTGTAGAATCCAGGGCCTCCAACCTAGAGATTAACAAATGCACAGAAACAGATCACTTTTGTCTGAAACCATAACTAAGTAATTGCATGTCCATAACCAGGAATGTCAAGACCAATTCCAGACCAGAGAAACAAAGGgaagaaattaagaaataagAGAATGCTTTGTCATATATCATGAAAGGTGAAGGTCACAATGAGTTGATACCATGATAAACATTAATTCTATTTAAGAAAGCTAAGATCCAtgtaaatcattttaaaatttaaagtgcAAAGCATTG contains:
- the LOC108344832 gene encoding probable cyclic nucleotide-gated ion channel 5, encoding MMFDCGRKSEYMGGQRENFLRLEALDSTLSSSSDAGVIKSGFSIDKLGHGGHGSSTTSRSFKRGMRRGSEGLKSIGRSLGLGVSRAVFPEDLKVSEKKIFDPQDKFLLLWNKLFVTSCILAVSIDPLFFYLPVINNSFHCLGIDRKLATIVTTLRTVIDAFYLMHMALQFRTAYIAPSSRVFGRGELVIDSAQIAKRYLQRYFIIDFLSVLPIPQIVVWRFLLRSKGSDVLATKQALLFIILFQYVPRFLRMVPLTSELKRTAGVFAETAWAGAACYLLLYMLASHIVGAFWYLLAIERNDSCWQKACSDTGNLCDKNFLYCGNQLMKGYSAWNNRSQDILNSACSAEGDPAPFDYGIFAQVLTSGIISSKKFISKYCYCLWWGLQNLSTLGQGLQTSTYPGEVIFSIALAISGLILFALLIGNMQTYLQSLTIRLEEMRVKRRDSEQWMHHRLLPQELRERVRRYDQYKWLATRGVDEENLVQSLPKDLRRDIKRHLCLALVRRVPLFESMDERLLDAICERLKPCLFTEHTYIVREGDPVDEMLFIIRGRLESVTTDGGRSGFFNRSFLKEADFCGEELLTWALDPKSGSNLPSSTRTVKALMEVEAFALTADELKFVASQFRRLHSRQVQHTFRFYSQQWRTWAACFIQAAWRRYSKKKLMKLRQKEEDADESEGSHETGGGNSYSFGAALLASKFAAHTLRGVHRNRLAKTARELVKLQKPPEPDFSADDAD
- the LOC108340472 gene encoding transmembrane 9 superfamily member 9, with protein sequence MARELLPRDLCIYVCICILLLAHQSSCFYLPGVAPEDFWKGDPLRVKVNKLSSTKTQLPYSYYSLPYCRPKRIVDSAENLGEVLRGDRIENSPYVFKMREPQLCNIACRIILDDKTAKEFREMIDDEYRVNMILDNLPLVVPIRRLDQESPMVYLHGFLVGLKGQYSGIKEEKYFIHNHLAFVVKYHTDQQLGLSRIVGFEVKPFSVKHEYEGEWNENKTRLTTCDPHAKRLVTSSESPQEIKSKKEIIFSYDVEFEASDVKWAYRWDTYLLMADDQIHWFSIVNSLMIVLFLSGMVAMIMLRTLYRDISKYNQLETQEEAQEETGWKLVHGDVFRPPQNSDLLCIYVGTGVQFFGMILVTMMFAALGFLSPSNRGGLMTAMLLLWVLMGLFAGYTSGRLYKMFKGTDWKKIAFGTAFIFPANAFTAFFVLNALIWGQRSSGAVPFQTMFALLLLWFGISFPLVFVGGFVGFNKKPPIEDPVKTNKIARQIPVQPWYMNSMCSILIGGILPFGAVFIELFFILTSIWLHQFYYIFGFLFIVFVILIITCAEITVVLCYFQLCSEDYNWWWRSYLTSGSSAFYLFLYTVFYFFTKLEITKPVSGILYFGYMMLLSYAFFLLTGTIGFCACFWFTRLIYSSVKID